In the genome of Carnobacterium pleistocenium FTR1, one region contains:
- a CDS encoding lipopolysaccharide biosynthesis protein, whose protein sequence is MAEEFKKGIFYSALGKYSNVVIQLMVTAVLSRILTPEEYGIVAVVNVFLIFFQMLADFGIGPAIIQNKTLSKKEINTIFGFSLYLALFLAIVFVFLGYPISAFYNNEVYKPISIVLAFCVFFYGILVVPQSMLLRDKKFSIVNMITVLANVAAGIVAIVLALNGFSYYALIISNTVKAALLFVIFYIKTNLTPDLKIDREPLKKIFSFSKNQFLFNFINYFSRNLDSILIGRYLSTSSLAFYDKAYQVSLYPNQILTNVISPVIQPIMSNYETNLAKIKSVYLKITTILATIGLPLSVFLVFHSNDIILFLFGDQWGGSVVTFQILALSVWIQMILSSTGAIFQSANRTDLLLLSGVLSAVVTVTAIVIGIIAGRIESVAWMVIIAFTINFIQTNYLLMYKLFKSNFSEIGKALSKPVIMALIQIVFFLLIPRFPFSSFVNLMINGIIFVILFVIGLILTGQMKLLTEVIKKK, encoded by the coding sequence ATGGCTGAGGAATTTAAAAAGGGCATTTTTTACAGTGCCCTAGGAAAATATTCCAATGTTGTGATCCAGTTAATGGTCACTGCAGTGCTTTCCAGAATATTAACTCCAGAAGAGTATGGAATAGTTGCAGTAGTAAATGTTTTTTTGATTTTTTTCCAAATGTTAGCTGATTTTGGGATTGGCCCGGCAATCATTCAAAACAAAACTTTGTCAAAAAAGGAAATCAACACTATTTTTGGGTTCTCGCTTTACTTAGCTTTATTTTTAGCAATCGTGTTTGTGTTTCTAGGGTACCCAATCAGTGCATTTTATAATAACGAAGTTTATAAACCAATCAGTATCGTTTTAGCTTTTTGTGTGTTTTTCTATGGTATTTTAGTAGTGCCTCAATCGATGTTATTAAGAGATAAAAAATTCAGTATAGTGAATATGATAACGGTACTGGCAAATGTTGCAGCAGGAATCGTGGCGATTGTACTGGCCCTAAACGGCTTTAGTTATTATGCATTAATCATCAGTAACACAGTCAAAGCAGCTTTATTATTTGTTATTTTCTATATTAAGACAAATTTAACACCTGATTTAAAAATAGACCGTGAACCATTGAAAAAAATTTTTAGTTTCTCAAAAAACCAATTTTTATTCAACTTTATCAATTATTTCTCGAGGAACTTAGATAGCATATTGATTGGAAGGTATCTTTCAACGAGTTCTTTAGCTTTTTATGATAAAGCTTATCAAGTATCGTTATATCCCAATCAAATTCTAACAAATGTCATTTCACCTGTGATCCAACCGATCATGTCCAACTATGAAACAAATCTTGCAAAAATAAAATCGGTTTATTTAAAAATCACAACCATATTGGCCACGATTGGCTTGCCATTATCGGTCTTTTTAGTCTTTCATTCCAATGATATCATTTTATTTTTGTTTGGGGATCAATGGGGCGGAAGTGTCGTAACGTTCCAAATTTTAGCTTTATCGGTTTGGATCCAAATGATATTAAGCAGTACGGGAGCTATCTTTCAATCTGCTAATCGGACAGATTTATTATTACTTTCGGGCGTGTTATCCGCAGTGGTTACCGTTACGGCTATTGTGATTGGGATCATAGCGGGCAGGATTGAATCTGTAGCCTGGATGGTTATCATAGCTTTTACGATAAACTTTATACAGACAAATTACTTATTGATGTACAAGTTATTTAAATCAAACTTTAGTGAGATTGGCAAAGCCTTAAGCAAACCCGTTATTATGGCCTTGATTCAAATAGTATTTTTTTTGCTTATCCCCCGTTTTCCTTTTTCAAGTTTTGTGAACCTGATGATCAATGGAATTATCTTTGTCATTTTATTTGTAATAGGGCTGATTCTTACAGGACAAATGAAACTGTTAACTGAAGTTATTAAGAAAAAATAG
- the wecB gene encoding non-hydrolyzing UDP-N-acetylglucosamine 2-epimerase: MKKIKVLTIFGTRPEAIKMAPLVKELNKQSERFESIVAVTAQHREMLDQVLQTFNIIPNYDLDIMKKNQTLSEITSNVLTGLDKIMKEAKPDIVLVHGDTTTTFAASISAYYNQIKVGHVEAGLRTWDKYSPFPEEVNRQLTDVIADIYFAPTSESKLNLLKENHPEEKIFITGNTAIDALKETIKKDYHHTVLENVNPDSKLVLVTMHRRENQGEPMERVFKAIRQVVDQQLDVEIIYPVHLNPVVQQMAEKVLGKHPRIHLIAPLEVMDFHNLAAKSYMIMTDSGGVQEEAPSLGVPVLVLRDTTERPEGVAAGTLKLVGTETEIIIKEMTTLLVNKEAHEKMAKAANPYGDGAASKRILNSIAYVLNLENEKPQDFVNETVIKAEESRV; encoded by the coding sequence ATGAAAAAAATAAAAGTACTGACTATTTTTGGTACGCGGCCAGAAGCTATAAAAATGGCACCCCTAGTAAAAGAACTCAATAAACAATCTGAGCGCTTTGAATCTATAGTAGCGGTGACCGCTCAACATCGTGAAATGTTAGATCAAGTTTTACAGACATTTAATATTATTCCTAACTATGATTTAGATATTATGAAAAAAAATCAAACATTATCTGAAATCACTTCAAATGTTTTAACAGGATTGGATAAAATTATGAAAGAAGCTAAACCAGATATAGTATTGGTTCATGGCGATACGACGACTACTTTTGCGGCAAGTATTTCTGCTTATTATAATCAAATTAAAGTAGGTCATGTGGAAGCAGGGCTTCGCACGTGGGATAAATATTCTCCTTTCCCTGAAGAAGTGAATCGCCAATTAACTGATGTCATTGCAGATATATATTTTGCACCGACAAGTGAAAGTAAATTGAATTTATTGAAAGAAAATCACCCTGAAGAAAAGATTTTCATTACCGGAAATACAGCCATTGATGCTCTTAAAGAAACAATCAAAAAAGATTATCATCATACTGTTCTTGAAAATGTTAATCCTGATAGTAAACTTGTCTTAGTCACGATGCATCGCCGCGAAAATCAAGGCGAGCCAATGGAACGAGTATTTAAAGCAATACGCCAAGTCGTTGATCAACAACTTGATGTTGAAATCATTTATCCGGTTCACTTAAATCCAGTTGTTCAACAGATGGCTGAAAAAGTTTTAGGCAAACACCCGAGAATCCACTTGATTGCCCCGCTTGAAGTAATGGATTTCCATAATTTAGCGGCTAAAAGCTATATGATCATGACCGATTCTGGTGGTGTTCAAGAAGAAGCTCCTTCCTTAGGAGTACCTGTGTTAGTACTTCGGGATACAACTGAAAGACCAGAAGGAGTAGCGGCTGGCACCCTTAAGTTAGTTGGTACCGAAACGGAAATAATTATTAAAGAAATGACTACTTTATTAGTAAATAAAGAAGCACATGAAAAAATGGCTAAAGCTGCTAATCCTTACGGTGATGGAGCAGCTAGCAAAAGAATTTTAAACTCTATCGCATATGTGTTGAATCTTGAAAATGAGAAACCACAAGATTTTGTTAATGAAACTGTAATTAAAGCAGAAGAAAGTAGGGTTTGA
- a CDS encoding glycosyltransferase, producing the protein MSKVSIIMPIYNVAEQLEKAIQCAIKQTYKNIEIILVDDGSTDGSGAICDQYRLKDTRIIVIHQENAGSGFARNAGLDQATGEYIYFADPDDYFESTLIAASVAKATEATADIVVFGYFDEVVDKEGKVTTTEKLPKLNGRFDQEAFRDNFRDYYALSPYALWNKLFNHAFLKKHNCRFTNQKVGQDALFNQRTGFDVATVYFDQQAYYHYVFREGSAVNRYRKERFFYEYNIASQFEEWMVYWKKDEAYHDLVNQHYWGALYLELSNLSWEDCPLANSEKEEHIEELMENPKIKQAISEIETEKEKNTFVKILILLLRYGKYSAAIKVMQLRVTVGKKFQKSFKAIKKKFG; encoded by the coding sequence ATGAGTAAGGTATCAATTATTATGCCTATTTATAATGTTGCTGAGCAGCTAGAGAAAGCGATTCAGTGTGCGATAAAACAAACCTATAAAAATATCGAAATTATTTTAGTGGATGATGGTTCAACGGATGGATCAGGAGCCATATGTGACCAATATCGTTTAAAAGATACGCGTATTATTGTCATCCACCAAGAAAATGCCGGTTCAGGTTTTGCCAGAAATGCAGGATTAGATCAAGCAACTGGCGAGTATATCTATTTTGCTGATCCAGATGATTACTTTGAATCAACTCTAATTGCAGCATCAGTTGCGAAAGCAACAGAAGCAACTGCTGATATAGTGGTGTTCGGGTACTTCGATGAGGTCGTAGATAAAGAAGGAAAAGTCACAACAACTGAAAAACTGCCTAAGTTAAATGGACGCTTTGATCAAGAAGCGTTCAGAGACAATTTTAGGGATTATTACGCCTTATCTCCATATGCTTTATGGAACAAACTATTCAACCATGCTTTTTTGAAAAAACACAACTGTCGATTTACCAATCAAAAAGTGGGGCAGGATGCTTTATTCAATCAACGAACAGGATTTGATGTAGCAACGGTTTATTTTGATCAACAAGCTTATTACCATTATGTCTTTCGTGAAGGGTCGGCGGTTAATCGCTACCGTAAAGAACGCTTTTTTTATGAATACAACATTGCCAGTCAGTTTGAAGAGTGGATGGTTTACTGGAAGAAAGACGAAGCATACCACGATTTAGTGAATCAGCACTATTGGGGTGCATTGTACTTAGAATTGAGTAACTTGTCTTGGGAAGATTGTCCGCTAGCGAATTCTGAAAAAGAGGAACACATTGAAGAGTTGATGGAAAATCCTAAAATCAAACAAGCTATTTCTGAAATAGAGACTGAAAAAGAAAAGAATACATTTGTAAAAATTTTGATCCTACTCTTAAGATATGGAAAGTATTCAGCCGCCATAAAAGTGATGCAGCTGAGAGTGACGGTCGGAAAGAAATTCCAAAAGAGTTTCAAAGCAATTAAAAAGAAATTTGGATAA
- a CDS encoding sugar transferase: protein MSQEEKFTKTKKIGIVFIEVVLYHFSLLLSFYIRYEGNIPMYNYKAYVNSSIYIFILFILLNLLFGVYILYNKSITDFFYLTLIIQIIMTVSIMALTFFGRWFTFPRSVLFISLIVSTIILFVWRVVVYKIYERFSGSKKVMIVGNELDIKNAIFNIGNAKSKRHIVKYAIVSNYYYNVEKNLNKIDIVYIASDICEEEKLKIYNLLVSKRKKLFLTTSFENLLLVKPNIMNIEDESIIEVSNFEISSEDNLVKRLIDIIFSLVLIVVASPIMLITALLIKLTSEGPVLYKQVRITKDGKDFNVLKFRSMSATAEKDSGPVLASSNDARVTFVGKYIRSLRVDELPQLFNVLVGDMSVVGPRPERPFFVDQFKKENPHYYLRHNVRAGITGYAQVYGKYASDFNSKLNFDLLYIKKYSLLLDIKIMLQTIKILFDKVSSKGLDEEEQEKNKSIPNNITYLD from the coding sequence ATGTCTCAAGAAGAAAAATTCACAAAAACAAAGAAGATTGGGATTGTATTCATAGAAGTAGTATTGTACCATTTTTCTCTTCTCCTTTCTTTTTATATTAGATATGAGGGTAATATACCCATGTATAATTATAAAGCTTATGTAAACTCTAGTATTTACATTTTCATACTATTTATATTATTAAATCTACTTTTTGGAGTTTATATACTGTATAACAAGTCTATAACAGATTTCTTTTATCTTACCTTAATAATACAAATAATCATGACAGTGTCTATAATGGCCCTAACTTTTTTTGGTAGATGGTTTACCTTTCCAAGATCAGTGCTATTTATTAGTTTAATTGTTAGTACCATTATTTTATTTGTTTGGCGTGTTGTCGTATATAAAATTTATGAACGATTTAGTGGAAGTAAAAAAGTGATGATTGTGGGAAATGAATTAGACATAAAGAATGCAATTTTTAATATTGGAAATGCAAAAAGTAAGCGACACATAGTGAAATACGCTATTGTATCAAATTACTATTATAATGTAGAAAAAAATCTAAACAAAATTGATATTGTATATATAGCAAGTGATATTTGTGAAGAGGAAAAATTGAAAATTTATAATTTATTAGTATCTAAAAGAAAAAAATTGTTTTTAACAACTAGTTTTGAAAATTTATTACTTGTTAAACCTAATATTATGAATATTGAGGATGAAAGTATTATTGAAGTTTCAAATTTTGAAATTTCATCGGAAGATAATCTAGTTAAAAGATTAATCGATATTATATTTTCGCTGGTTCTTATAGTTGTAGCTTCACCAATAATGTTAATAACAGCATTGCTTATTAAATTGACGTCAGAAGGGCCTGTTTTGTATAAACAAGTTAGAATTACTAAAGATGGCAAAGATTTTAATGTTTTAAAATTTAGAAGCATGAGTGCTACTGCTGAAAAAGATTCTGGTCCAGTACTAGCATCATCTAATGATGCTAGGGTTACATTTGTTGGTAAATATATCCGTTCCTTAAGAGTGGATGAGCTTCCACAATTGTTTAATGTGTTAGTAGGAGATATGTCTGTAGTAGGCCCAAGACCTGAAAGACCATTTTTTGTGGATCAATTTAAAAAAGAAAATCCACATTATTATTTACGGCATAATGTTAGAGCAGGTATAACCGGATATGCACAAGTTTACGGGAAATATGCATCGGATTTTAATAGTAAATTAAATTTTGATTTATTATATATAAAAAAGTACTCTCTGCTACTTGATATAAAAATTATGTTACAAACAATAAAAATTCTTTTTGATAAAGTTTCGTCAAAAGGTTTGGATGAGGAAGAACAAGAAAAAAATAAAAGTATTCCTAATAACATAACTTATTTAGATTGA
- a CDS encoding glycosyltransferase codes for MQQDSLVSVIVPVYNVEMYIEECLDSIVNQTYQNLQIIVVDDGSTDESNKKVRPYLSDLRVQLIKQANIGLSGARNTGLEAANGKYVLFVDSDDYLVLEAIEELVDGLEKNQADLIRFNGKAFLDGLNEPINQNNYDFSHRLQEGIIYTADRFEMNRRTFASPVYLYMVKREVIEQNQLSFYEGILHEDELFTTQVFLTSQSMIYVNSFYYNRRYRENSIMTDQSQERIRRTVDSYLVIFKELEKMYLNKSYSKEQKKLIKRQMLSIYSGLNNSNFNKIEKENRIKELKGITIIDKAYLSIKRIISKSFV; via the coding sequence ATGCAGCAAGACTCTTTAGTTTCAGTAATCGTACCGGTTTACAATGTGGAGATGTATATCGAAGAGTGTCTAGATTCGATTGTAAATCAGACCTACCAAAACCTTCAGATTATTGTAGTTGATGATGGAAGTACTGATGAAAGCAATAAAAAAGTAAGACCTTATTTATCTGATTTAAGGGTTCAACTGATTAAACAAGCCAATATTGGTCTCTCAGGAGCGCGAAACACTGGGCTGGAAGCCGCAAATGGGAAGTATGTACTATTTGTAGACTCTGACGATTATTTAGTCTTAGAGGCTATTGAAGAGCTAGTTGATGGACTAGAAAAGAATCAAGCAGACCTTATTCGCTTTAATGGCAAAGCCTTTTTAGATGGATTAAATGAGCCAATCAACCAAAATAATTATGATTTTAGTCATCGGCTGCAAGAAGGAATAATCTATACAGCTGACCGTTTTGAAATGAATCGACGGACATTCGCTTCACCGGTATACTTGTACATGGTAAAACGAGAGGTCATTGAACAAAATCAGTTGTCTTTTTATGAAGGCATCCTGCACGAGGATGAGCTGTTCACAACTCAGGTTTTTTTAACTAGTCAGTCAATGATTTATGTAAATTCTTTTTACTACAATAGAAGATACCGTGAAAATTCGATTATGACGGATCAAAGTCAAGAAAGAATCAGACGAACAGTTGATTCTTATCTTGTTATTTTTAAAGAACTAGAGAAAATGTATTTGAATAAATCGTATTCTAAAGAACAAAAAAAATTAATCAAAAGGCAAATGCTATCGATTTATTCAGGATTGAACAATAGTAACTTCAATAAAATCGAAAAAGAAAACAGGATAAAAGAATTAAAAGGCATTACTATAATAGATAAAGCTTATCTTTCTATAAAAAGAATCATTAGTAAATCATTTGTTTAA